Proteins encoded together in one Riemerella anatipestifer window:
- a CDS encoding helix-turn-helix domain-containing protein, whose translation MELYTEQTEEMASYQKQIQELNEYVKFLLEHFKPVFNGEIYLSGKELCELLHISQRTLQQYRDDGFLPYIQIEGKILYKESDVLKILENNYKAI comes from the coding sequence ATGGAACTCTATACAGAACAAACGGAAGAAATGGCTTCTTACCAAAAGCAAATACAAGAGCTTAATGAATATGTAAAGTTTTTGTTAGAGCATTTTAAACCTGTATTTAATGGGGAAATTTATTTATCTGGAAAAGAATTGTGTGAATTATTGCATATAAGCCAAAGAACCCTCCAACAATATAGAGATGATGGCTTTTTGCCTTACATTCAAATTGAGGGTAAAATTTTGTACAAAGAGAGCGATGTACTAAAAATATTGGAGAATAACTATAAGGCAATATAA